In a single window of the Hoyosella subflava DQS3-9A1 genome:
- a CDS encoding ABC transporter ATP-binding protein, whose protein sequence is MAPALTIRVRHRLLDVDLELPMDSAAPVTVLFGASGAGKTTLLRCVAGLEKPAPPSRIAFGSEVWNDGRRQVRPRHRRVGYLFQDHALFPHLSVDANVAYGLVGVPRGERRTRTDSALATAGATHLSGRATSELSGGEAQRVALARALAVDPRLLLLDEPLSALDGPTRARLRTELRSILVATGTPTLLVTHDRTEALALGDRIVVLVDGHVHQQGPVESVFSQPATPHVAEAVGVENVLPGTVEGNGDGVVHIRLSSGTLTALDPGDLAVGIRVLACIRAEDVALEATEPHRASPRNHIPALVRSVVSEGPLQRVELDAGVPLTAYITRPACDELGLAPGSRVTAAMKATAVHVIARTEGA, encoded by the coding sequence ATGGCCCCGGCCCTGACCATCCGTGTTCGCCACCGTTTGCTCGACGTGGACCTGGAACTGCCGATGGATTCCGCCGCGCCTGTCACCGTTCTCTTCGGCGCATCTGGCGCAGGGAAAACGACACTGCTGAGGTGTGTTGCAGGACTGGAGAAACCTGCACCCCCGAGCCGGATCGCCTTTGGCTCGGAAGTATGGAACGACGGCCGCCGCCAAGTACGGCCCAGGCACCGGCGTGTGGGTTATCTCTTCCAGGACCATGCACTCTTCCCCCACCTGAGTGTGGACGCCAATGTGGCATATGGACTTGTCGGGGTCCCTCGCGGTGAGCGCAGAACTCGCACTGACAGTGCGCTGGCTACAGCGGGCGCTACGCATCTCTCCGGGCGCGCGACCTCGGAGTTGTCCGGCGGGGAAGCTCAGCGCGTCGCACTTGCCCGCGCGCTCGCCGTAGATCCTCGGCTGTTACTACTGGATGAACCGCTCTCGGCGCTTGATGGACCCACGCGCGCGCGTCTGCGCACTGAACTTCGCTCGATTCTGGTGGCAACCGGTACGCCCACACTGCTGGTCACGCACGACCGCACCGAAGCGCTAGCCCTCGGCGACAGGATCGTCGTTCTCGTTGACGGCCACGTCCACCAGCAGGGGCCAGTCGAAAGCGTCTTCTCACAACCCGCGACGCCACATGTTGCTGAAGCTGTCGGCGTCGAAAATGTCTTGCCTGGCACCGTTGAAGGCAATGGCGACGGGGTGGTGCACATTCGTTTGTCGTCGGGCACACTTACTGCGCTAGATCCTGGTGATCTTGCCGTCGGTATCCGCGTCCTTGCCTGTATACGGGCCGAGGACGTGGCCCTGGAGGCGACCGAGCCGCACCGTGCGAGCCCACGCAACCACATCCCCGCGCTGGTGCGCTCAGTTGTCTCTGAGGGGCCGTTGCAGCGGGTAGAACTCGACGCCGGTGTGCCGTTAACGGCCTACATCACCCGCCCAGCGTGTGACGAACTTGGGCTCGCGCCCGGCTCACGTGTTACTGCCGCCATGAAAGCGACCGCGGTGCATGTCATCGCGCGCACAGAAGGTGCATGA
- a CDS encoding amidohydrolase family protein: protein MNSPWPVAMIDPHIHQWDPYTTPRHTTRKARLFRPLPQIPRALRWTAPRSDREFIGHPHHAMKPYLPSDYQRDAGQLPVTSVVHIEAAWQASGHLGGVGETRWVAALPFGQDGFPQLGAIVVHADPRWEDAGDVLDAHIAVSPLVRGVRFSASNHPDPAVRDFCSRPGVLCDPSFLRGFAALADRNLSFEMWLYSHQLPDAVVLAREYPQTTFVLDHYATPVGLFGPRGSHTGTTVRDRSSLFAQWRDDIAALAQLPNVVAKHSGLGMPLLGGDPRRPIDVAQLPKVVDRSAPLIRHLHDSFGSDRTMWASNYPIDKPVHTIAASARVLLEVLGGDAHPQKLFHDVAERTYGAVSGPEQQ from the coding sequence GTGAATTCGCCGTGGCCCGTAGCCATGATCGACCCGCACATTCACCAGTGGGACCCCTACACAACGCCCCGGCACACCACCCGAAAGGCACGGTTGTTTCGTCCCCTCCCGCAGATACCGCGCGCACTTCGCTGGACTGCCCCGCGGTCTGATCGCGAGTTCATCGGGCATCCCCACCACGCCATGAAGCCCTACCTGCCCAGTGATTACCAGCGGGACGCCGGGCAGTTGCCGGTGACCTCTGTGGTGCATATCGAGGCCGCGTGGCAAGCTTCCGGCCATTTGGGTGGTGTTGGCGAAACCCGTTGGGTGGCAGCGCTTCCTTTCGGTCAGGACGGGTTTCCACAGCTTGGGGCGATCGTTGTGCACGCCGACCCACGGTGGGAAGATGCCGGTGACGTGCTCGACGCGCATATCGCTGTGAGCCCCCTAGTGCGCGGCGTCCGATTCTCGGCAAGCAACCACCCTGACCCGGCGGTGCGCGACTTTTGCTCCCGTCCGGGAGTTCTCTGCGACCCATCATTTCTGCGCGGGTTTGCGGCGCTCGCGGATCGAAATCTCAGCTTCGAAATGTGGCTGTATTCGCATCAGCTTCCCGACGCCGTTGTGCTCGCCCGCGAATATCCGCAAACCACCTTCGTTCTCGACCACTACGCCACCCCGGTAGGGCTGTTCGGCCCACGCGGAAGCCACACCGGTACGACAGTTCGCGACCGGTCCTCGCTGTTCGCGCAGTGGCGGGACGACATCGCAGCGCTCGCACAGTTGCCGAATGTTGTGGCGAAGCATTCCGGGCTGGGAATGCCGTTGCTCGGTGGGGACCCGCGCCGCCCGATCGATGTCGCGCAGCTACCGAAAGTCGTCGATCGATCGGCCCCGCTCATTCGTCACCTGCACGACAGCTTTGGGTCAGACCGGACGATGTGGGCTTCCAACTACCCCATCGACAAACCTGTCCACACGATCGCCGCGAGTGCACGAGTCCTGCTGGAAGTGCTCGGCGGCGATGCGCACCCACAGAAGTTGTTTCACGATGTCGCAGAGCGCACATACGGGGCCGTGTCTGGACCGGAGCAGCAGTGA
- a CDS encoding YaeQ family protein, translating to MALGATMFSFAVDLADVDRGVYEHLDLRVARHPSETSDFMLTRLLAYLLEYQEGIAFSEGGVSSTGEPAVLVRDLTGRITAWIEVGAPDADRVHRGSKLAGRAAVYTHRDPKKVRMQLVGKGIHKAEEIPVYSFDSHFIDAAVAAIERRNTFTLSITERELYLDLNGSVLSTAVAELQLS from the coding sequence ATGGCCCTCGGTGCGACGATGTTCAGCTTCGCGGTCGACCTCGCCGACGTCGACCGCGGTGTCTACGAACATCTGGATCTGCGGGTCGCACGTCATCCGTCGGAGACTTCCGACTTCATGCTCACGCGCTTACTGGCCTACCTTCTCGAGTATCAGGAAGGCATCGCGTTCAGTGAGGGCGGAGTGTCGTCGACCGGCGAACCAGCTGTTCTGGTTCGAGATCTCACTGGACGCATCACTGCCTGGATCGAGGTCGGAGCTCCCGACGCGGACCGCGTGCATCGTGGCAGCAAGCTTGCCGGCCGTGCTGCCGTGTACACGCACCGGGACCCGAAAAAGGTGCGCATGCAACTCGTGGGGAAAGGGATTCATAAGGCCGAGGAGATTCCCGTCTACAGTTTCGATAGCCATTTCATCGATGCGGCGGTCGCCGCGATCGAACGCCGCAACACTTTTACGCTCTCCATCACAGAGCGCGAACTGTATCTGGATCTCAACGGCTCAGTTCTGAGCACTGCGGTCGCAGAGCTCCAACTCAGCTAG
- a CDS encoding TAXI family TRAP transporter solute-binding subunit — protein MLTRRMFLLLVGAAAAGCAQGEGPQQLRLASGESAGTYFQFARLLAAASEGSRIRIEPIETDGSRTNIRLLLDGAADLALSHADAVAHDTDFAEHGLAAIGRVYENYLQLVVRADSEYSELIDLRGRRVVLGAPGSGVAAVTAPRLLSAAEMTEEVDARYMNLTDAIASLERGDIDALIWGSGYPTPALARRSFRFLSLAPNIEALQSAYPGLYDHVQLPGTTIDTVGVANLLLTRRHLPSEAASELVHILVNRASDLIPAHALGTQFLDIRSLIGTRPVPLHPGAAEAYRSLHG, from the coding sequence TTGCTCACGAGACGAATGTTCCTCCTCCTCGTTGGGGCTGCGGCGGCCGGCTGTGCGCAAGGTGAAGGACCTCAGCAGCTACGTCTGGCGTCTGGAGAATCCGCTGGGACGTATTTCCAGTTCGCGCGGCTGCTCGCAGCCGCATCTGAAGGTTCACGGATTCGAATAGAACCAATCGAGACTGATGGTTCTCGAACGAACATTCGCTTACTACTCGACGGTGCAGCTGATCTAGCCCTGAGCCACGCTGACGCGGTCGCCCACGACACTGATTTCGCTGAGCATGGGCTGGCTGCGATCGGCCGCGTCTACGAGAACTACCTCCAGCTAGTTGTTCGTGCGGACTCAGAGTATTCGGAGCTTATCGATTTGCGTGGCCGTCGCGTTGTGCTCGGCGCGCCGGGTTCTGGAGTCGCGGCAGTCACTGCGCCCCGGCTGTTGAGTGCGGCCGAGATGACGGAAGAGGTAGACGCCCGCTACATGAACCTGACCGACGCCATCGCCTCGCTGGAACGTGGCGACATCGACGCGCTCATCTGGGGCAGCGGATACCCCACACCTGCCCTTGCTCGCCGTAGCTTCCGTTTCCTTTCGCTGGCCCCTAACATCGAGGCGCTGCAGAGTGCCTATCCCGGGCTATACGACCATGTGCAACTTCCAGGGACGACCATTGACACGGTCGGTGTCGCGAATCTCTTACTCACTCGTCGCCACTTGCCTTCCGAGGCCGCGTCGGAGCTCGTTCACATCCTTGTGAACAGGGCAAGTGATCTGATACCCGCCCACGCTTTAGGCACGCAGTTTCTCGATATTCGATCATTGATTGGCACGCGGCCGGTCCCTCTGCATCCAGGTGCCGCGGAAGCGTACCGGAGTCTGCACGGGTGA
- a CDS encoding sensor histidine kinase: MLAVLLMFAATAVLSFAIPLAFTASDARTHELMLSRTAVLDYFATLAHPEFFTGDADYLRGEIDDYHHLFGEAVLIADAAGVPRYASGLDLADPKVSAAIDAARRNEQLPVPTRLSPWSAEEMLLARPIGTGVHSEGVVVLSVSTTRAQSDIARTWGLIAATSTVALALVVALAHVLTRWVLRPLDALSSGVASLTRTLPKTEEPAPLTDHYTGPPEIRDLARSFDAMTHSVLNSASAQRQLITDTAHKLRNPLAALQIRLDMLTSDAPETALPSLDRAAAEAQRLRSLLDGMLKLAAAGVPERFELAVAGSGKAATCDAVLVAAERADAWGAAFAAADMPLTTEFSEPHCEVAIDEASLEQILDAALSNAHSYAGAGAKVTITVGNVGEHIEIKVTDNGPGVPPGEIDRLTERFYRATTQGQSGTGLGLSIAHALAAAHLATLRVRPAQPHGLSVVLEVPAVQRIQGQGG, from the coding sequence GTGCTCGCAGTGTTGCTCATGTTCGCGGCGACGGCAGTCCTCTCCTTCGCCATCCCCCTGGCATTTACTGCTTCAGACGCACGAACGCACGAACTGATGCTGAGCAGGACCGCGGTCCTGGACTATTTCGCCACCCTGGCGCACCCGGAGTTTTTCACGGGCGACGCGGATTACCTGAGGGGTGAGATAGACGACTACCACCACCTCTTCGGTGAGGCTGTGCTGATCGCCGACGCGGCGGGAGTACCGCGCTACGCGTCAGGGCTCGACCTGGCCGATCCGAAGGTGAGCGCCGCTATCGACGCCGCCCGCCGCAACGAGCAACTACCAGTCCCCACCAGGCTTAGTCCCTGGAGTGCTGAGGAAATGCTGCTCGCCCGCCCGATAGGTACTGGCGTTCACTCGGAGGGCGTCGTTGTCCTCTCGGTCTCGACAACGCGAGCGCAGAGCGATATCGCCCGAACGTGGGGGCTCATTGCCGCCACATCAACGGTCGCGCTGGCGCTGGTCGTCGCCCTCGCGCACGTCCTGACACGATGGGTGCTGCGCCCGCTAGATGCGCTGTCATCGGGAGTAGCTTCTCTTACTCGCACTCTCCCGAAAACAGAAGAACCCGCCCCGCTCACCGACCACTACACGGGGCCGCCAGAGATTCGTGACCTCGCCCGCTCATTCGACGCCATGACGCACTCGGTGCTGAACTCAGCATCCGCCCAGCGACAGTTGATCACCGACACTGCGCATAAATTGCGAAACCCACTCGCCGCGCTGCAGATCCGGCTGGACATGCTCACATCTGATGCCCCAGAAACGGCGCTGCCCTCGCTGGATCGCGCCGCTGCGGAAGCGCAGCGCCTGCGCTCCCTGCTCGACGGCATGCTGAAGCTCGCGGCCGCAGGAGTGCCGGAGCGGTTTGAACTTGCCGTCGCGGGATCCGGCAAAGCTGCCACCTGTGATGCGGTACTTGTCGCTGCCGAGAGAGCGGACGCGTGGGGAGCGGCTTTCGCTGCTGCGGACATGCCCCTCACGACAGAGTTCAGCGAACCGCATTGTGAGGTGGCAATCGACGAAGCATCTCTCGAACAAATTCTGGACGCCGCCCTGAGCAACGCGCACAGTTACGCCGGAGCGGGTGCGAAGGTGACGATCACGGTGGGAAATGTCGGGGAGCACATCGAAATCAAGGTCACCGATAACGGGCCCGGTGTCCCCCCGGGCGAGATCGACCGACTCACTGAGCGCTTCTACCGGGCCACAACTCAAGGTCAGTCCGGCACCGGGCTGGGTCTGTCGATTGCGCATGCGCTCGCGGCCGCGCATCTGGCTACTCTGCGCGTGCGCCCGGCACAGCCGCACGGGTTAAGTGTGGTTCTCGAGGTTCCCGCCGTGCAGCGAATCCAGGGACAGGGTGGATGA
- a CDS encoding response regulator transcription factor: MRVAVVEDDDGVGDALVDALTARSHNATRMQRGEDLLLHHKGFDAVLLDLGLPDADGLVILRNLRAVSDVPVIILTARDDERSVVRGLRIGADDYLVKPPRLNELVARLEVVTRRRRSEPDIAPEFVTVDDVRVDFTARVATVAGEDAGLTSKEFDLLAALAGRPGEAVSRQQLMDEIWGDAYVAISRTLDVHMNGLRSKLNRPGLIATIRGYGYRWGH, translated from the coding sequence GTGCGAGTCGCGGTCGTTGAGGACGACGATGGCGTCGGCGATGCGCTTGTCGACGCTCTTACTGCGCGCTCGCACAATGCCACGCGGATGCAGCGCGGTGAGGATTTACTCCTCCATCACAAAGGATTTGACGCTGTTCTCCTCGATCTGGGGCTCCCAGACGCTGACGGTCTGGTCATACTGCGGAATCTCCGCGCCGTCAGCGACGTGCCGGTGATCATCCTTACTGCACGGGACGACGAGCGTTCCGTGGTGCGCGGCCTGCGCATCGGTGCGGACGATTACCTGGTTAAGCCGCCCAGACTCAACGAACTTGTGGCCCGGCTTGAGGTGGTCACGAGACGTCGAAGATCCGAGCCTGACATTGCTCCGGAATTCGTTACTGTTGACGATGTCCGGGTTGACTTCACAGCACGGGTGGCGACGGTCGCAGGGGAGGACGCCGGACTGACATCGAAGGAGTTTGACCTCCTTGCCGCGCTCGCCGGACGACCTGGAGAAGCCGTCAGTCGGCAGCAACTCATGGACGAGATCTGGGGCGACGCGTATGTTGCGATTTCGCGAACGCTCGACGTCCACATGAACGGATTGCGATCCAAACTCAATAGGCCCGGATTAATCGCCACGATCCGGGGTTACGGTTACCGGTGGGGACACTAA
- a CDS encoding SLC13 family permease, whose translation MSLATMSDRPAKTHSSPTFTRGRIGLVLGPALFAGAYFIPALTGLDDAPRAVLAVTLWVAAWWITEALPIPATSLMPIFLLPILGGTDQVTATAAYAHPLVFMYMGGFTIALAIQKWNLHKRIAMVIITMVGSGGQRIMLGVILATAALSMWISNAATALMMLPIALALIAELREKEVYDEQTLRRYAKGLLLSVAYAASIGGLATLIGSVPNAVFAAVAEQSLGRTISFAEWFFFAAPLACLMLVALYFYLTRVVCRKVSSTATVSTDFAREQLKQLGRMSYEEKAVLSIFSIVGLLWISSGFLPAVLQLSDTSISMIGAVAMFLLPARQASGGLLVWEDMKLLPWGLLLLFGGGLSLAAAFEDSGLTGWFGELLGGLASLPFMLIIVSLSIIVLFMTEIMSNTAVANMLIPISIGLALGIGVDPYSIMAVVALSASCAFMLPISTPPNAAVFASDYITISDMVRAGFWVNIFAIILINGFVLLWQPIMMSAT comes from the coding sequence ATGAGCCTAGCCACGATGTCTGATAGGCCTGCCAAGACGCACTCGTCGCCGACGTTCACCCGGGGACGGATCGGGCTTGTGCTGGGCCCCGCTCTGTTCGCGGGTGCCTACTTCATCCCTGCGTTGACCGGGCTCGACGACGCGCCTCGTGCCGTACTGGCAGTCACCCTGTGGGTCGCTGCCTGGTGGATCACGGAGGCATTGCCGATTCCGGCGACATCGCTGATGCCGATTTTTCTGCTCCCCATACTGGGTGGCACTGATCAGGTGACTGCTACCGCCGCGTATGCCCATCCCCTTGTCTTCATGTACATGGGCGGATTCACCATCGCGCTCGCCATCCAGAAGTGGAACCTGCACAAGCGCATCGCGATGGTGATCATCACGATGGTCGGCAGCGGCGGCCAGCGAATCATGCTGGGCGTCATATTGGCCACCGCTGCCCTGTCGATGTGGATCTCGAACGCAGCAACCGCACTGATGATGCTGCCGATCGCTCTCGCGCTGATTGCGGAGTTGCGCGAGAAAGAGGTCTACGACGAGCAGACCTTACGGCGCTACGCCAAAGGGCTTTTGCTTTCGGTGGCGTACGCGGCATCCATTGGTGGTCTGGCAACGCTCATCGGTTCAGTGCCCAACGCGGTTTTCGCGGCTGTCGCTGAGCAGAGCCTCGGTCGCACCATCTCTTTCGCCGAGTGGTTCTTCTTCGCCGCACCCCTGGCATGTCTGATGCTGGTGGCACTGTACTTCTATCTGACTCGGGTCGTGTGCCGGAAGGTGTCTTCGACGGCGACTGTGTCGACAGACTTCGCGCGCGAGCAGCTCAAACAACTCGGGCGCATGTCGTACGAGGAGAAGGCGGTTCTGTCGATCTTCTCGATTGTGGGTTTGCTGTGGATCAGCAGCGGATTCCTGCCTGCGGTGCTGCAGCTTTCCGATACGTCGATATCGATGATCGGTGCTGTGGCCATGTTCTTGCTGCCCGCCCGGCAAGCGAGTGGTGGGCTCCTTGTCTGGGAAGACATGAAGCTGCTCCCCTGGGGTTTGCTGCTGCTATTCGGGGGCGGCCTGTCGCTCGCGGCGGCTTTCGAGGACTCCGGCCTCACAGGCTGGTTCGGTGAACTGCTGGGCGGACTTGCGTCACTCCCGTTCATGCTCATCATCGTCTCGCTGAGCATCATCGTGCTCTTTATGACCGAAATCATGTCGAACACCGCGGTAGCGAACATGTTGATACCGATCAGTATCGGCCTCGCGCTCGGTATCGGGGTGGATCCGTACTCGATCATGGCAGTGGTCGCATTGTCAGCGAGTTGTGCCTTCATGCTGCCCATCTCTACGCCGCCAAACGCTGCGGTGTTCGCATCGGACTACATCACGATCAGTGACATGGTCCGGGCGGGATTCTGGGTCAACATTTTCGCGATTATTCTGATCAATGGTTTTGTGCTGCTCTGGCAGCCGATCATGATGAGTGCGACGTGA
- a CDS encoding acyl-CoA dehydrogenase family protein yields MVSFELSEEQQDLQQWVRQFATDYIRPAAGEWDAREEMPWPVIREAAKVGLYSFETQAQVWGDPTGLSMPLVAEEVFWGDAGIAMAMFGTNLAMGAIFASGTPEQLLEWGPQCFGDIADPKVAAFCVSEPDAGSDVSSLRTRARYDEARDEWVLNGQKAWITNGGEAGIHAVVASVDPDLKSRGQATFIVPPGTPGLVANRKILKLGLRASHTADVFLDEVRVPGRCLLGGKEKLDERLAKAREGRKTATQNAMRTFELTRPVVGAQALGIARAAYEYALDYAKERVAFGRAIIENQAIAFDLANMRTEIDAARLLVWRAAWMGRNNKAFDAGEGSMSKLKASEVAVMATERAVQILGGAGYSRDHPVERMYRDAKIYTIFEGTSEIQRLVISRAISGVAIR; encoded by the coding sequence GTGGTTTCTTTCGAACTGAGTGAAGAACAGCAGGACCTGCAGCAGTGGGTGCGGCAGTTTGCTACCGACTACATCCGTCCGGCTGCCGGCGAATGGGATGCACGTGAGGAGATGCCCTGGCCGGTGATCCGGGAGGCCGCCAAAGTTGGCCTGTATAGCTTCGAAACGCAAGCTCAGGTGTGGGGCGACCCCACAGGGCTCTCCATGCCGCTGGTCGCCGAAGAGGTGTTCTGGGGTGACGCAGGCATCGCCATGGCGATGTTCGGCACAAACCTCGCCATGGGCGCAATATTCGCGTCAGGGACCCCAGAACAGCTTCTCGAGTGGGGTCCGCAGTGCTTCGGCGATATCGCTGACCCGAAAGTCGCCGCGTTCTGCGTATCCGAACCTGACGCCGGTTCCGATGTCTCATCACTGCGGACGCGGGCGAGGTACGACGAAGCCAGAGACGAGTGGGTTCTCAACGGGCAGAAAGCATGGATCACCAACGGCGGTGAAGCGGGCATCCATGCGGTCGTCGCCTCTGTTGATCCCGATCTGAAATCACGCGGTCAGGCGACGTTCATCGTGCCCCCAGGCACTCCCGGACTCGTCGCCAACCGCAAAATACTGAAACTTGGACTTCGAGCATCCCACACGGCCGATGTCTTTCTTGACGAAGTTCGTGTACCCGGGCGCTGCCTCCTCGGTGGCAAAGAGAAACTCGACGAACGCCTCGCTAAGGCTCGCGAAGGCCGAAAGACCGCCACACAGAACGCGATGCGCACCTTCGAACTCACCCGGCCAGTCGTAGGCGCTCAGGCACTCGGTATTGCCAGGGCTGCATATGAATATGCGCTCGACTATGCGAAGGAACGAGTAGCGTTCGGCCGTGCGATTATCGAAAACCAGGCCATTGCTTTCGATCTGGCGAACATGCGCACCGAAATCGATGCTGCCCGGCTGCTTGTCTGGCGTGCCGCCTGGATGGGACGCAACAACAAAGCATTTGACGCTGGAGAAGGCTCGATGTCCAAGCTCAAAGCCAGTGAAGTCGCCGTGATGGCTACCGAACGCGCTGTGCAAATACTCGGGGGCGCCGGATACTCGCGCGACCACCCCGTCGAGCGCATGTACCGCGATGCGAAGATCTACACGATCTTTGAAGGCACATCGGAGATCCAGCGATTGGTGATCTCGAGGGCGATCTCCGGCGTAGCGATCCGCTGA
- a CDS encoding nuclear transport factor 2 family protein gives MHPFRAAVEARDFTTVPDLFAEDVVFHSPIAHKPYQGRDMVALILGAVIEVFEDFEYETEIADGENHALIFHARVGELKLQGCDFLHTNSDGLIDTFTVMLRPLKATTAFAEKMGVMFEAAMQAQGS, from the coding sequence ATGCACCCTTTCCGAGCCGCCGTTGAAGCGCGAGACTTCACCACTGTGCCTGACCTCTTCGCTGAAGACGTCGTCTTTCACAGCCCAATCGCGCACAAGCCGTATCAGGGCCGCGACATGGTGGCGCTCATTCTGGGAGCAGTCATCGAGGTCTTCGAGGACTTCGAATACGAGACAGAGATAGCCGACGGGGAAAATCACGCCCTGATCTTCCACGCCCGTGTCGGGGAGCTGAAGTTGCAGGGCTGCGACTTTTTGCACACCAACAGTGACGGACTGATCGACACCTTCACAGTGATGCTGCGCCCCCTCAAAGCAACCACCGCTTTCGCCGAGAAGATGGGCGTCATGTTCGAAGCCGCAATGCAAGCGCAGGGGAGCTGA
- a CDS encoding PadR family transcriptional regulator, translating into MALRHAVLAALLDGEMSGYQLAKTFDVAVSNYWHALPQQLYGELTKLEREGLITGREVIQQGRPNKRVFTLSEAGRGKLAEFISAGSKPSFIRDDLLVKVRAAEAGPMIDLVEQLEDRAEQARGKIALFEKLLRQLRGDLDEQTYLEQSPRVGPYLTGLRGRAFEEDTLRWCSHAAEVLRARHASEGARPES; encoded by the coding sequence GTGGCGCTACGGCACGCTGTCCTCGCGGCCCTGCTCGATGGGGAGATGTCGGGATACCAGCTCGCGAAGACTTTCGACGTCGCAGTATCGAACTACTGGCACGCGCTGCCGCAGCAGCTCTACGGAGAACTCACGAAACTCGAGAGGGAAGGCCTCATCACCGGGCGCGAGGTCATCCAGCAGGGGCGGCCCAACAAACGTGTGTTCACACTGTCAGAGGCCGGGCGCGGCAAGCTCGCTGAGTTCATTTCGGCTGGTTCAAAGCCCTCGTTCATCCGGGATGATCTGTTGGTCAAAGTCCGTGCGGCCGAGGCCGGCCCAATGATTGATCTGGTCGAGCAACTCGAGGACCGCGCCGAGCAGGCGCGCGGAAAGATTGCACTCTTCGAAAAGCTCTTGCGGCAACTGCGCGGTGACCTAGATGAACAAACCTATCTCGAACAGAGTCCTCGCGTTGGTCCGTACCTCACGGGTCTGCGAGGCAGAGCATTTGAGGAAGATACTTTGCGATGGTGCTCGCACGCGGCTGAGGTCTTGCGCGCGCGACACGCCTCAGAAGGCGCGCGCCCCGAGTCGTAG
- a CDS encoding Fur family transcriptional regulator, with translation MLTTPDFEGMLRMAALRVTRPRLAVLESVHNHPHSDTDSIISLVREALGLVSHQTVYDVLKALTDTGLLRRIQPSGSVARYETRVGDNHHHVVCTLCGAIADVDCAVGEAPCLAASDAKGFSIHEAEVIYWGVCPACSTARSS, from the coding sequence GTGCTTACGACTCCGGACTTCGAGGGCATGCTCCGCATGGCGGCGTTGCGTGTCACGCGACCGCGGCTAGCGGTGCTGGAGTCGGTCCACAACCATCCACACTCAGACACCGATTCGATCATCAGTCTTGTGCGGGAGGCTCTCGGTCTGGTGTCGCATCAAACCGTGTACGACGTGCTGAAAGCATTGACTGACACGGGCTTGCTGCGTCGTATCCAGCCGTCCGGCTCAGTCGCTCGCTACGAGACGAGAGTCGGAGACAACCACCATCACGTCGTGTGCACTTTGTGCGGCGCGATTGCTGATGTCGACTGCGCGGTTGGTGAGGCACCCTGCCTGGCTGCGTCCGACGCCAAGGGTTTCTCAATCCACGAGGCGGAGGTCATTTACTGGGGCGTGTGCCCTGCCTGCTCCACAGCCCGAAGTTCCTGA